One part of the Cystobacter ferrugineus genome encodes these proteins:
- a CDS encoding outer membrane beta-barrel domain-containing protein — protein MRPTSILSFLLATVCTPALAQAPVEQAPLPVKPADAPLASNANAEAPLPVADPEAQRLVNGAPLHNPNVAVHVVQKKRFADAGRHEFTLYPAIPQVNGRFTEHAGSGLGYTYHLQENFALQLTGQYNWHANESPFNLELIDKVREQAQAATALLLQWGAQAGVEVTPLYGKFAFYDNHLLQFSVVINGGAGVGATRVLVRPQVTNQVDGVGTVVPARLGDTGTKFVGSVGGGLRVQFGDSMALRLELRDLVYTARVDRVDGCNQQDFALLDEARGTGQPFSALPLSGGCQYSRFDGVDPKTGKNLREDIILGKDLVGNPSSDVLNNLGFYAGFSYLF, from the coding sequence ATGCGACCCACCTCGATCCTCTCCTTCCTCCTGGCCACGGTCTGCACGCCGGCCCTGGCCCAGGCTCCCGTCGAGCAGGCGCCCCTTCCCGTGAAGCCCGCGGATGCCCCGCTGGCCTCCAACGCCAATGCGGAAGCGCCGCTCCCGGTGGCCGATCCCGAGGCGCAGCGCCTGGTGAATGGCGCGCCCCTGCACAACCCGAACGTGGCCGTGCACGTGGTGCAGAAGAAGCGCTTCGCGGACGCGGGCCGCCACGAGTTCACCCTCTACCCGGCCATCCCCCAGGTGAATGGCCGCTTCACCGAGCATGCCGGCAGCGGGCTCGGCTACACCTACCACCTGCAGGAGAACTTCGCCCTGCAGCTCACCGGCCAGTACAACTGGCACGCCAACGAGAGCCCCTTCAACCTGGAGCTCATCGACAAGGTGCGCGAGCAGGCCCAGGCGGCCACGGCGCTCCTGCTCCAGTGGGGCGCGCAGGCGGGCGTGGAGGTGACGCCGCTCTATGGCAAGTTCGCCTTCTACGACAACCACCTGCTGCAATTCAGCGTGGTGATCAACGGCGGGGCGGGGGTGGGCGCCACGCGCGTGCTCGTGCGTCCCCAGGTCACCAACCAGGTGGATGGGGTGGGGACCGTCGTCCCGGCGCGCCTGGGCGACACGGGCACCAAGTTCGTCGGCTCGGTGGGCGGCGGCCTGCGCGTGCAGTTCGGCGACTCCATGGCCCTGCGCCTGGAGCTGAGGGATCTCGTCTACACCGCGCGCGTGGATCGCGTGGATGGGTGCAACCAGCAGGACTTCGCGCTGCTCGACGAGGCGCGCGGCACCGGCCAGCCCTTCAGCGCGCTGCCCCTGAGCGGCGGCTGCCAGTACTCCCGCTTCGACGGCGTGGATCCCAAGACGGGCAAGAACCTTCGCGAGGACATCATCCTGGGCAAGGACCTCGTCGGAAACCCCTCGTCGGACGTGCTCAACAACCTCGGCTTCTACGCCGGCTTCTCCTATCTCTTCTGA
- a CDS encoding outer membrane beta-barrel domain-containing protein, whose protein sequence is MTSRLPLRFVSLALVLTALSASAQQQVLDPAAVRHRLYSPQQHLELSLAVGLPAREYLTAHYNLNAALAYNFVESFALEARAGYALSRQTGLARSISESFLAREDKRITDELADMWQMGAHGVVGARWAPIYGKLSLLADTTAHFQAYLWAGGGLASLRRQSIIQCGQVIDRDQGVCDNRTDVADRSSATESYWRVETRAAPVVSGAVGLRFFLGPRHALRLELRDWIFADRYRVNVVREDWEAGRESGEPAPNPGFTHLVQFDLGYTFLF, encoded by the coding sequence ATGACTTCACGCCTTCCACTTCGTTTCGTCTCGCTGGCACTGGTGCTCACGGCCCTGAGCGCGTCGGCGCAGCAGCAGGTGTTGGACCCCGCCGCCGTGCGCCATCGCCTCTACTCGCCCCAGCAACACCTGGAGCTGTCGCTCGCGGTGGGCCTGCCGGCGCGGGAGTACCTCACGGCGCACTACAACCTGAACGCCGCGCTCGCCTACAACTTCGTCGAGTCGTTCGCCCTCGAGGCGCGCGCCGGCTACGCGCTCAGCCGGCAGACGGGGCTGGCCCGCTCCATCTCCGAGAGCTTCCTCGCCCGCGAGGACAAGCGGATCACCGACGAGCTGGCGGACATGTGGCAGATGGGCGCGCACGGCGTGGTGGGCGCGCGCTGGGCCCCCATCTACGGCAAGCTGTCCCTGCTGGCCGATACGACGGCGCACTTCCAGGCCTACCTCTGGGCCGGAGGCGGGCTCGCCTCGCTGCGGCGCCAGTCCATCATCCAGTGCGGCCAGGTGATCGACCGCGATCAGGGCGTGTGTGACAACCGCACGGACGTGGCCGACCGCTCCAGCGCCACCGAGTCCTACTGGCGCGTGGAGACGCGCGCGGCGCCGGTGGTCTCCGGCGCGGTGGGCCTGCGCTTCTTCCTGGGTCCCCGGCACGCGCTGCGCCTGGAGCTGCGCGACTGGATCTTCGCGGACCGCTACCGCGTGAACGTGGTGCGCGAGGACTGGGAGGCGGGGCGCGAGAGTGGCGAGCCCGCGCCCAACCCCGGCTTCACGCACCTGGTGCAGTTCGACCTCGGTTACACCTTCCTCTTCTGA
- the rplC gene encoding 50S ribosomal protein L3, which yields MTQVWNEEGNLVPVTVIDVNTCTVVGKRTPEKDQYSAVTLGFGELRETSLNKPQLGFFKKANVPLRRHLKEFRVSAEDAAGYNVGDAIKADLFTKGQLVDVTGITKGRGFQGVMKRWKFKGSQTATRGTHEYRRHPGAIGQRKTPGRVYPNKKLPGHYGVEQVTTQNLTVVDVDVEKGLLLVKGAVPGHNDGIIVVRPSIKVALREKHKAARAK from the coding sequence ATGACCCAGGTGTGGAACGAGGAGGGGAACCTCGTTCCGGTGACGGTGATCGACGTCAACACCTGTACGGTCGTGGGCAAGCGCACCCCGGAGAAGGATCAGTACTCGGCGGTGACGCTGGGCTTCGGCGAGCTGCGCGAGACGAGCCTGAACAAGCCCCAGCTGGGCTTCTTCAAGAAGGCGAACGTGCCGCTGCGCCGCCACCTGAAGGAGTTCCGGGTGAGCGCGGAGGATGCCGCGGGCTACAACGTGGGCGACGCCATCAAGGCGGACCTGTTCACCAAGGGCCAGCTCGTGGACGTCACGGGCATCACCAAGGGCCGTGGTTTCCAGGGCGTCATGAAGCGCTGGAAGTTCAAGGGCTCGCAGACGGCCACGCGCGGCACCCACGAGTACCGCCGGCACCCGGGCGCCATCGGTCAGCGTAAGACGCCTGGCCGCGTGTACCCCAACAAGAAGCTGCCCGGTCACTACGGCGTGGAGCAGGTCACCACCCAGAACCTGACCGTGGTGGACGTGGACGTGGAGAAGGGCCTGCTGCTCGTCAAGGGCGCCGTCCCCGGCCACAACGACGGCATCATCGTCGTGCGCCCGAGCATCAAGGTCGCGCTGCGCGAGAAGCACAAGGCCGCCCGCGCCAAGTAG
- a CDS encoding HupE/UreJ family protein, giving the protein MWWTARWVAALVLCLFAGGAGAHDADILYAQLWRPEARGAEVRERITLTADTLARLLPADADGDGVLSQADLDARERALAVGFWDAIPLSAGGQPCARTAQGAWVRESYVELGATFSCAPGELRQRFTLLAVLPPGYRVVLGSVIQGERGQRFADAAQPTLVVSEVSSDEEASTGLAGWVGLGVTHILGGPDHLAFLLAVLLVGGSTRRVLLLVTAFTVAHSLTLGATALGWLPLDEVRTRWVEASIAASILWVAVENLVRRAPRHRVALTFLFGLVHGLGFASVLTGYGLGDSVVSGLFGFNLGVELGQAAVVAVLLPLLRMLQRRPVLHRRVVRFLSVLLGLTALYWLLERAWAPIG; this is encoded by the coding sequence ATGTGGTGGACGGCCCGGTGGGTGGCGGCCCTCGTCCTGTGTCTGTTCGCGGGTGGAGCGGGCGCGCACGACGCGGACATCCTCTATGCGCAGCTCTGGCGTCCCGAGGCCAGGGGGGCCGAGGTGCGCGAGCGCATCACCCTCACGGCGGACACGCTCGCGCGCCTGCTGCCCGCGGACGCGGATGGGGACGGCGTGCTGAGCCAGGCGGATCTCGACGCGCGCGAGCGGGCCCTGGCGGTGGGCTTCTGGGACGCCATCCCCCTGAGCGCCGGCGGCCAGCCCTGCGCTCGCACCGCGCAGGGCGCCTGGGTGCGCGAGTCCTATGTGGAGCTCGGGGCCACCTTCTCGTGCGCGCCGGGGGAGCTGCGCCAGCGCTTCACGCTGCTCGCCGTGCTGCCGCCAGGCTACCGGGTGGTGCTCGGCAGCGTCATCCAGGGCGAGCGGGGACAGCGCTTCGCCGACGCCGCCCAGCCCACGCTCGTGGTGTCCGAAGTGTCCTCCGACGAGGAGGCGTCCACGGGGCTCGCCGGCTGGGTGGGGCTCGGTGTCACGCACATCCTCGGCGGGCCGGATCATCTGGCGTTCCTGCTGGCGGTGCTGCTCGTGGGGGGGAGCACGCGGCGGGTGCTGCTGCTGGTGACGGCCTTCACGGTGGCGCACTCGCTCACGCTGGGGGCCACCGCGCTGGGCTGGCTCCCCCTGGACGAGGTGCGCACGCGCTGGGTGGAGGCCTCCATCGCCGCGTCCATCCTCTGGGTGGCGGTGGAGAACCTCGTGCGGCGCGCCCCCCGCCACCGCGTGGCCCTCACCTTCCTCTTCGGCCTGGTGCACGGCCTGGGCTTCGCCAGCGTGTTGACGGGCTACGGCCTGGGTGACTCGGTGGTGAGCGGACTGTTCGGTTTCAACCTCGGCGTGGAGCTGGGCCAGGCGGCCGTCGTCGCCGTGCTGCTGCCGCTGCTGCGCATGCTCCAGCGCCGGCCCGTGTTGCACCGACGCGTCGTCCGCTTCCTGTCAGTCCTGCTCGGGCTGACGGCGCTCTACTGGTTGCTGGAGCGCGCTTGGGCTCCGATCGGTTGA
- a CDS encoding lmo0937 family membrane protein, whose amino-acid sequence MYWTMSAILFVLWIVGSISGSTEGAWVHLLLLFSMVTLLLAVAQRGRGSMA is encoded by the coding sequence GTGTACTGGACGATGAGTGCCATCCTGTTCGTGCTGTGGATCGTCGGATCGATCAGTGGTTCCACCGAGGGAGCCTGGGTGCATCTGTTGCTCCTCTTCTCCATGGTGACGCTGCTGCTGGCGGTGGCGCAGCGGGGCCGTGGATCAATGGCCTGA
- a CDS encoding lytic transglycosylase domain-containing protein, giving the protein MKGWAAALVVLGSMVGPVAGAFQPYFPGEKSPEMVELRARLAERAVQLEKMEEEAALYAEAEALGITTAVQASQLPERQQRRLATAIVREARNNGLDPLLVVAVIHCESSFNNYAVSHVGAMGLMQVMPDTGSYLADKAGFKLQRHSNLFDSELNIELGTAYLANLIARFGTPERALVAYNAGPTQARKILAQSGTRERFLAGYPAKVMREFRNLKAQRSRELTRREAQKKPVNGPG; this is encoded by the coding sequence ATGAAGGGTTGGGCGGCGGCGCTGGTGGTGTTGGGGTCGATGGTGGGTCCGGTCGCGGGGGCGTTCCAGCCTTACTTCCCGGGGGAGAAGAGCCCGGAGATGGTGGAGCTGCGAGCCCGGCTGGCCGAGCGCGCGGTTCAGCTCGAGAAGATGGAGGAAGAGGCGGCGCTCTACGCCGAGGCGGAGGCGCTGGGCATCACCACCGCGGTGCAGGCCTCGCAGCTCCCCGAGCGCCAGCAGCGGCGCCTGGCGACGGCCATCGTGCGCGAAGCGCGCAACAACGGGTTGGATCCGCTCCTGGTGGTGGCGGTCATCCACTGCGAGAGCTCCTTCAACAACTACGCGGTGTCCCACGTGGGCGCCATGGGGCTCATGCAGGTGATGCCGGACACGGGCAGCTATCTGGCGGACAAGGCGGGCTTCAAGCTGCAGCGCCACTCCAACCTGTTTGATTCGGAATTGAACATCGAGCTGGGAACGGCCTACCTGGCCAACCTCATTGCTCGCTTCGGCACGCCGGAGCGCGCCCTGGTGGCCTACAACGCGGGCCCCACCCAGGCGCGGAAGATCCTCGCCCAGAGCGGCACGCGCGAGCGCTTCCTCGCGGGCTACCCGGCCAAGGTGATGCGCGAGTTCCGCAACCTGAAGGCCCAGCGCTCGCGCGAGCTGACCCGGCGCGAGGCCCAGAAGAAGCCCGTGAACGGGCCGGGGTGA
- a CDS encoding STAS domain-containing protein translates to MVGLEIHQEERAGRLTLRLTGTLDNQTALLLRQSLDTLGSREVELDFTHLREFRDSAVGVLTHGLVDRKVRLRGLAGHHQRMFRYFGLSMGEASSSRAYYTPEEVLA, encoded by the coding sequence ATGGTGGGACTGGAGATTCACCAGGAAGAACGCGCAGGTCGTCTGACGCTGCGCCTGACCGGAACGCTGGACAACCAGACCGCCCTGCTCCTGCGTCAGTCGCTGGACACGCTGGGCTCGAGGGAGGTGGAGCTGGATTTCACGCACCTGCGCGAGTTCCGTGACTCGGCGGTGGGAGTGCTGACCCATGGACTGGTGGACCGCAAGGTGCGCCTGCGGGGCCTGGCCGGGCATCACCAGCGCATGTTCCGCTACTTCGGGCTGAGCATGGGCGAGGCGTCCTCGTCGCGCGCCTACTACACCCCGGAAGAAGTGCTCGCCTGA
- a CDS encoding AAA family ATPase, producing the protein MNSPARATPALSSPAAARTALEQVAANLSLAVRGKEKEIRLAVTCLAAGGHLLLEDVPGVGKTTLVEALARSFSLSLSRVQFTADLMPADILGAQIFHAATASFSFRPGPIFRQLVLADELNRAPPRTQSALLEAMAQGQVSLDGVTHPLPRPFTVVATQNPVDFSGTYPLPDSQLDRFLMRLSLGHPAPDVEARLLVLARDAATAGTVVEPVSTPEALNGLRAQVAAQRLDETVADYVVRLAQATRSHGDIERGASTRAVLALGMAARAHALWEARDFVTPGDVRAVLGPCLAHRLLLRSANQGTYTRDEALHLIEEIARKVPAPR; encoded by the coding sequence ATGAACTCCCCAGCCCGAGCAACCCCTGCCCTTTCCTCTCCGGCGGCCGCGAGGACCGCGCTGGAGCAGGTGGCCGCGAATCTGTCCCTGGCCGTGCGGGGCAAGGAGAAGGAGATCCGCCTCGCCGTCACCTGCCTGGCCGCGGGAGGCCACCTGCTCTTGGAGGACGTGCCCGGGGTGGGAAAGACCACGCTGGTGGAGGCCCTCGCCCGCTCCTTCTCCCTGTCGCTGTCGCGTGTGCAGTTCACCGCGGACCTGATGCCGGCCGACATCCTCGGCGCGCAGATCTTCCACGCCGCCACCGCCTCGTTCTCCTTCCGGCCCGGCCCCATCTTCCGCCAGCTCGTGCTGGCCGATGAGCTCAACCGCGCGCCGCCGCGCACCCAGTCCGCGCTGCTGGAGGCCATGGCCCAGGGCCAGGTCTCCCTGGATGGCGTCACCCACCCGCTGCCCCGCCCCTTCACCGTGGTGGCCACGCAGAACCCGGTGGACTTCTCCGGCACCTATCCCCTGCCGGACTCGCAACTGGACCGCTTCCTCATGCGCCTGTCGCTGGGCCACCCGGCGCCCGACGTGGAGGCGCGCCTGCTGGTGCTCGCGCGCGACGCGGCCACGGCCGGCACGGTGGTGGAGCCGGTGAGCACGCCCGAGGCACTCAACGGACTGCGTGCCCAGGTGGCCGCCCAGCGCCTGGACGAAACCGTGGCCGACTACGTGGTGCGACTGGCGCAGGCCACGCGCTCGCACGGCGACATCGAGCGCGGCGCCTCCACGCGCGCCGTGCTGGCGCTGGGCATGGCCGCCCGGGCCCATGCCCTCTGGGAGGCACGCGACTTCGTGACGCCCGGAGACGTACGGGCGGTGCTCGGGCCGTGCCTGGCCCACCGGCTGCTCCTGCGCAGCGCCAACCAGGGCACCTACACGCGGGACGAGGCGCTCCACCTGATCGAGGAGATCGCCCGGAAGGTGCCGGCCCCCCGGTGA
- a CDS encoding DUF58 domain-containing protein, producing the protein MRATLRPPRTLKVTGMGRTYLVVTFGVGLGALNTGNNLLYLVLGLLLSVIILSGVLSERCLRDLSVRRVGSEGAFAGEPFAFRWALTRRKGHAFALTLSEVDVPLTGEGGVGYLPAGLEHVVRADLTAPRRGPVKLVGVRVTTTWPLGLFAKTRVFPLPGTLLVYPRRGFACATPEDAATGHVGEAHHPHRLDGTGDLAGLRELAEGEDSRRVHWLKSASAGKLIKVEREREERRTYVLEVRPGLAGEALERRCEEVAEQAHRLLEAGHEVGLELPGQRLRPGAGSGQERLLLRALAWVGFEEQREEAA; encoded by the coding sequence TTGCGCGCCACGCTCCGGCCGCCGCGCACCCTCAAGGTGACGGGCATGGGCCGCACCTATCTGGTGGTGACGTTCGGCGTGGGTCTCGGCGCGCTCAACACCGGCAACAACCTGCTCTATCTGGTGCTGGGCCTGTTGCTGAGCGTCATCATCCTCTCTGGCGTGCTGTCCGAGCGCTGTCTGCGCGACCTGTCCGTGCGGCGCGTGGGCAGCGAGGGCGCCTTCGCGGGTGAGCCCTTCGCCTTCCGCTGGGCACTCACCCGCCGAAAGGGGCATGCCTTCGCCCTCACCCTGTCCGAGGTGGACGTGCCCCTCACCGGTGAGGGCGGCGTGGGCTACCTGCCCGCGGGCCTGGAGCACGTGGTGCGCGCGGACCTCACCGCGCCCCGGCGCGGGCCGGTGAAGCTCGTGGGCGTGCGCGTCACCACCACCTGGCCGCTGGGCCTGTTCGCCAAGACGCGCGTCTTCCCCCTGCCGGGCACGCTGCTCGTCTACCCCCGGCGGGGCTTCGCCTGTGCCACTCCCGAGGACGCGGCGACGGGCCACGTGGGCGAGGCGCACCACCCCCACCGGCTGGATGGCACGGGGGACCTGGCGGGCCTGCGTGAGCTGGCCGAGGGCGAGGACTCCCGGCGCGTGCACTGGCTCAAGAGCGCCTCGGCGGGCAAGCTGATCAAGGTGGAGCGCGAGCGCGAGGAGCGGCGCACCTATGTCCTCGAGGTGCGCCCCGGGCTGGCCGGCGAGGCACTGGAGCGGCGGTGCGAGGAGGTGGCCGAGCAGGCCCACCGGCTGCTCGAGGCGGGCCACGAGGTGGGGCTGGAGCTGCCCGGCCAGCGGCTGCGGCCGGGCGCGGGCAGTGGTCAGGAGCGTCTGCTGCTGCGCGCCCTGGCGTGGGTGGGCTTCGAGGAGCAGCGCGAGGAGGCGGCATGA
- a CDS encoding transglutaminase TgpA family protein, whose protein sequence is MRRPLRLRLVLRDLSTAAAFASMAISSQVPVWALVLFALALIVALTGRRPLARAPRLTALLLLPVAGALYLLVASGRMDLVVAACSFAGIVAAQRLLSESSAATDGQVLLVGLLMIAGGAALSGELVFAMCLLAFAVLASLSLGLAVVEAAVPPGEPVPVRAVMRPLARGTLLAVVGAVLFFVFIPRLNWNMGVRRATPGLGTATSGFSDTVRLGGSGTLKSNPRVVLRARLTPDPVSTEHLSAYWVGRTYDTFDGQEWSTIGAANRRHRTRVTLRPGADKQVYQRIELLPAYGSRTLIALETPAKLGNALTHTPTGDRRTRLQELGGDELRFVDDGLGYSYEVYSLPPGTDTDPGRMNETEMAQLLALPENLDPRVEQLARRVVGDEQDPLAAAQKLSAWLQREYQYTLELSGDLADPLEDFLFVRKAGHCEHFATALTLLLRTLGFEARLATGFFGGERVGDEYIVRAGDAHAWTHVLVPGRGFVTVDATPPAFRANQSLQILESLVSFYEAIEGIWRTSVVDYSFRDQIDFMRGLSRPPRDPSSPERPSGPPARAWWTAGLVALGVYGLVRYLSRRPRRPSMGEATRLVDAVERQLTRAGLPPRDGETLEDVSARFTRDAHPLGPTLAPLTRRYLEARFGQRPLESGERARMLEDLRRALDTWRQGSRSNAP, encoded by the coding sequence ATGAGGCGACCCCTGCGGCTGCGGCTCGTGTTGAGGGACCTGAGCACGGCGGCGGCCTTCGCCTCCATGGCCATCTCCAGCCAGGTGCCCGTGTGGGCCCTGGTCCTCTTCGCGCTGGCGCTGATCGTGGCGTTGACGGGCCGGCGCCCCCTGGCGCGCGCGCCCCGGCTCACGGCGCTGCTGCTCTTGCCCGTGGCGGGCGCGCTCTACCTCCTGGTCGCCTCGGGGCGGATGGACCTGGTGGTGGCCGCCTGCTCCTTCGCGGGCATCGTCGCCGCCCAGCGGCTGCTCTCCGAGAGCAGCGCCGCCACGGACGGACAGGTGCTGCTCGTCGGCCTGTTGATGATCGCCGGCGGCGCGGCGCTCTCCGGTGAGCTCGTCTTCGCGATGTGCCTGCTCGCCTTCGCGGTGCTCGCGAGCCTGTCGCTGGGCCTGGCCGTGGTGGAGGCGGCGGTGCCCCCGGGTGAGCCCGTGCCGGTGCGCGCGGTGATGCGTCCGCTCGCGCGCGGCACCTTGCTGGCCGTGGTGGGCGCGGTGCTCTTCTTCGTCTTCATTCCGCGCCTCAACTGGAACATGGGCGTGCGCCGTGCCACGCCGGGACTCGGCACCGCCACCAGTGGCTTCTCCGACACGGTGCGCCTGGGCGGCTCGGGCACCCTCAAGAGCAATCCCCGTGTCGTGCTGCGCGCCCGGTTGACGCCGGACCCGGTGAGCACCGAGCACCTGTCGGCCTATTGGGTGGGCCGCACCTACGACACCTTCGATGGCCAGGAGTGGTCGACGATTGGCGCGGCCAACCGGCGCCACCGCACGCGCGTGACGCTGCGTCCGGGCGCGGACAAGCAGGTGTACCAGCGCATCGAGCTGCTGCCCGCCTACGGCAGCCGCACGCTCATCGCCCTGGAGACGCCCGCCAAGCTGGGCAATGCCCTGACGCACACGCCCACGGGCGACCGGCGCACCCGGCTGCAGGAGCTGGGCGGAGACGAGCTGCGCTTCGTGGATGACGGGCTCGGCTACTCCTATGAGGTGTACAGCCTGCCGCCTGGCACGGACACGGACCCCGGCCGGATGAACGAGACGGAGATGGCCCAGCTCCTGGCGCTGCCGGAGAACCTGGATCCCCGGGTGGAGCAACTGGCGCGCCGGGTGGTGGGTGACGAGCAGGATCCCCTCGCGGCGGCCCAGAAGCTGTCCGCCTGGCTGCAGCGCGAGTACCAGTACACGCTGGAGCTGAGCGGGGACCTGGCGGATCCGCTGGAGGACTTCCTCTTCGTGCGCAAGGCGGGCCACTGCGAGCACTTCGCCACGGCGCTCACGCTGCTGCTGCGCACCCTGGGCTTCGAGGCCCGGCTCGCCACGGGCTTCTTCGGCGGCGAGCGCGTGGGGGACGAGTACATCGTCCGCGCGGGTGACGCCCACGCGTGGACGCACGTGCTGGTGCCCGGGCGCGGCTTCGTCACCGTGGATGCCACGCCGCCCGCGTTCCGCGCCAACCAGTCCCTGCAAATCCTCGAGTCGCTCGTCTCCTTCTACGAGGCCATCGAGGGCATCTGGCGCACGTCCGTGGTGGACTACTCGTTCCGGGATCAGATCGACTTCATGCGCGGCCTGTCCCGGCCCCCGCGCGATCCCTCCTCTCCCGAGCGGCCCTCGGGTCCGCCCGCCCGCGCCTGGTGGACCGCGGGGCTGGTGGCGCTGGGCGTCTATGGCCTCGTGCGCTACCTGTCGCGGCGTCCCCGGCGCCCCTCCATGGGAGAGGCCACGCGCCTGGTCGACGCCGTGGAGCGCCAGCTCACACGCGCCGGCCTGCCTCCCCGCGACGGCGAGACGCTCGAGGACGTGTCCGCGCGCTTCACCCGCGACGCGCACCCGCTGGGCCCCACCCTCGCGCCCCTCACCCGCCGCTACCTGGAGGCCCGCTTCGGCCAGCGCCCGCTCGAGTCCGGTGAGCGCGCCCGGATGCTCGAGGACCTGCGGCGCGCGCTCGATACCTGGCGCCAGGGCTCCCGCTCCAACGCACCCTGA
- a CDS encoding RNA polymerase factor sigma-32 translates to MQLSTEQSSNSGSLAMYLSEINQYALLKVEEEQALARGFLQGDLAAGHKLVTSNLRFVVKVAYEYRSYGIKMSDLIQEGNIGLMKAVQKFDPDKGIRLISYAVWWIRAYIQNYILKSWSLVKLGTTQAQRKLFFSLARTRRELEKFGTLDGSVVNVEEIARKLNVKAAEVREMEQRMGGRDLSLDAPMGEEGGNSHVDFVASESTSQDDEFADREEAGLINTRVRTALMRLDPRERFIIEQRVMNERPMTLKELGEHFGFSRERARQLEIRAKDKLKAELAALMAEVDPDSTEASVQQQ, encoded by the coding sequence ATGCAGCTCTCCACGGAACAATCGTCCAACTCCGGCTCGCTGGCGATGTACCTCTCGGAGATCAACCAGTACGCCCTGCTCAAGGTCGAGGAGGAGCAGGCGCTGGCGCGCGGCTTCCTCCAGGGAGATCTCGCCGCGGGCCACAAGCTGGTGACGAGCAACCTGCGCTTCGTGGTGAAGGTCGCCTACGAGTACCGCTCCTACGGCATCAAGATGTCCGACCTCATCCAGGAGGGGAACATCGGCCTGATGAAGGCGGTGCAGAAGTTCGATCCCGACAAGGGCATCCGCCTCATCTCGTACGCGGTGTGGTGGATCCGCGCCTATATCCAGAACTACATCCTCAAGAGCTGGAGCCTGGTGAAGCTCGGGACCACGCAGGCGCAGCGCAAGCTCTTCTTCTCGCTCGCGCGCACGCGCCGGGAACTGGAGAAGTTCGGCACGCTGGACGGCTCGGTGGTGAACGTGGAGGAGATCGCCCGCAAGCTCAACGTGAAGGCCGCCGAGGTGCGCGAGATGGAGCAGCGCATGGGTGGCAGGGATTTGTCGCTGGACGCGCCCATGGGGGAGGAGGGCGGCAACAGCCACGTGGACTTCGTGGCGAGCGAGTCCACGTCCCAGGATGACGAGTTCGCGGACCGCGAGGAAGCGGGCCTCATCAACACGCGCGTGCGCACGGCGCTCATGCGCCTGGATCCGCGCGAGCGCTTCATCATCGAGCAGCGCGTGATGAACGAGCGCCCGATGACGCTCAAGGAGCTGGGCGAGCACTTCGGCTTCTCGCGCGAGCGCGCGCGCCAGTTGGAGATCCGCGCCAAGGACAAGCTCAAGGCCGAGCTGGCGGCGCTGATGGCCGAGGTGGATCCGGACTCCACCGAGGCGTCCGTGCAGCAGCAGTAG